GCAACACTCCATCAGAGCTTTCCCTAGTGTGTAAGAATCCTAAGCGCcctacacctcaaatgtgatgtagACACATGCGTATTTGTCCACATCCGTATctgttttttgtgatccgattacaaaatgttttagaccccgtttagacctgtactTAGAGCTGACCACAcatgatcggatcacccgaaccacatcttaataccaggtggaaacggggtcttccccaacactggtcagATTTTAGATTATAGGATTTAAATAACTGAGAGTGTAATTATTAACATGAGTAATTCTTTCTGCTAGTATAGGTCCCAAACACCCCAACAGCCCGAGGTACAAATTCAACTTCATTGCTGACGTGGTGGAGAAGATCGCTCCTGCTGTGGTGCACATTGAGCTGTTCCTAAAGTAAGCCCAACACCAGATTTGCAAACACTTTCATGGTGAGATAACCCTGTGCAGGGCTCTAAAACTGTGAGGAGAGGTTTGCAAACACAGATGTGTGAGAGCCGCTGCTGTCTGTAGGTGAACAAGCAGAAGCTGTTAATTTGTGAATGAACatatttgaacacttaagccacacttacaaatgtattcatttcagtgcattagataacaaaatatcaaaccaaatggctTTTAGAAAGAAAATAAGCACAAGCACACTTGTTTAAAACTTTTTGTAACATGCTTATTGTTATTGTGAACTACACCTATGTGAACTTTAGGGTAAATTCACTTTAGGACCAATTGATTAAAAGTAATTCTGTAAGTTAATTCTGAGAaaaaaaggtctagcatcattttGCAGATGCCACATTTTTATTCCTACTTGGAAGCTGTTTATGAACGCTGCTTCAAGTTGTAAGTATGAGAAAAATTTTCATACCCGAGTTTACAGAGAAGCATCTGTTAGCATCCTGCAAGACTACCACAAGACACGCCCACCACAATGCACACCCACTACAAGTTTTCAAATAACAGGCGAAATGCTAAAGTCTTGAAACAGCTGAATATCACATTTATACACTGTgcttgttgtgtttatttgagtTCCACAGCAACCCTACACCTACATCTATCTCAATCCCGATCCCGATCCCgatccctacccctaaacctaatcacaaagataaaaacatttaaagtttgtaaaattattaaatacactGCAACTTGAATGAAGAGGAGAAGCTAGCATAtcctaagctaataggctaaccgGTTAGCTTGTGAGCAactggagaaaacagaacagaaatgtttaccatttatatcttcagtttaATATAATGACATGTGACATAATTTAAACGTTATTCTTTGTCAAATTTACACGGTTAAGAAGAGAACATGTATCATACAGTGATTGCAGccaataaaatcacttaataaaccAAGGTGGGTGTTACTTGGAGTGGGCATGTTATGTAGCGGGTGTTCCTTGTAGTCTTGAGGGACGTAGAGAGATAAAGTTGGGTTTACGATTTGGTAGGAGATGTAAGCATTAAACATGGCGGTTTCAATagtgaataatgtttttttatgttttttttctaaatgtatcAGGAACTATTTGATGcttattgtacattttcaaaaagagaaaattACCAaattttgaccaaaattccacCATCGTCAGCAAATTTGCTAACTTTTATTACTGTTTATTACTGTACGGTGTCAGAATaagggggcggctgtggctcaggtggtagagcgggttggccactttgggggttcgattcccggcccacatgactccacataccgaagtgtccttgggcaagacactgaaccccaagttgctagcgccttgcatggcagctctgccgtcattggtgtaggagtgtaaaacgctttggtaaccactaaggttaaaaaaggcgctatataagtggaGACCACGGTGTCATAATAATAGTTCCCCAAGAAATATGCATGAATGAACCTGACGTCTTCCATGTTtccaacaacaaagcacttgaacttGACGtgctcataattatgacttaagAAGTGGGAAGAAGTGTAATTCCGATAGAACATGAAGGCATCATTACTACCTTTTGGCGGAAACAAAACTAAATCAGATTAAAAACCAAGAATTAATGTGAAACAAAATGGGAAAAAACCCTTCTTTATTAGAGAATGTGAACTTGTCAATCCTTCACCAGATGCCTTTAAATTGTCACTTTTTCCCTCTAGCAACCCCCTCTTTGGCCGGACAGTTCCACTATCTAGTGGATCTGGTTTTGTAATGTCAGACACTGGGCTGATCGTGACCAATGCCCATGTGGTTTCCAGCACTACACCTGTTTCGGGTCATCAGCGACTCAAAGTACAGATGCGTGATGGAGATGTATACGAAGCCACGATAAAAGACATTGACAAGAAGTCGGACATCGCCACTATTAAGATTAACCCACAGGTAAAGGCTTTATTATTTTATGGCAATCTTTGAAATATAAATTCATAAAACCAAAAGGCAACCTTTTAAAAAGGTGTAATTTAAAAATGATTGAATCAAATTCCTCCTACCACCCCTTTTGCAGAAAAAGTTGCCTGTTTTATTACTGGGTCACTCCGCAGACCTGCGCCCTGGTGAGTTTGTGGTGGCTATTGGCAGCCCTTTTGCCCTGCAGAACACAGTGACGACAGGAATTGTCAGCACAGCACAGAGAGATGGAAAAGAACTGGGTCTTCGTGACTCAGACATGGACTACATCCAGACTGACGCAATCATCAACGTAAGACAGATGTTATGAGTCTTACTGGTTATGTAATATTTAACTAAAACCTCCAgaagtacatttttgtaatgaCATTGCATGTATGAATTAGCTAATTTTTCCATATTGTGGACATACGAGATTAGATTTGTGCCAAAAGTATTGAATGTAAATTTTCAAGTATTAAAAAAagttagagctgtcaaaatgaatgCGTTAACGCATGTGAttgataaaaaatgtttaaagcgTTAATTTTTCTTAAACACGATTAATgtatttaccattaatacagcatgaaccagcataaacacttgtcggaagggcggaacctttgtaatgtgtccacccagAATCATTTCACTGacgcacacttcacaacacacgcACTACAGCGCTTCCATAACAATGCAGATAGCCACAGATGCAGATTCGTATTGTGgcggatgagagtttaagagatttaaccCCTTAAACCATATTGACCCACCGGTGGGTAAAATGTTGATGTCCCCGATACATAAGTGAgggcagggccggcccaagcctttatggggccctaagcagaatttgattttggGGGCCCTCTTGATCATGCCAACATGATTTACTATTGTCAATGCATGATTAtttgcacactataaatctaacacacccattACATCAATTGTATTAATTGTAGCTGTGTTGGTTACATCATACCAATGTCTGCGGGCATGTTTTTACccttctaatgtttttaattgtaacagtagcaaaCCCACAagaagtagaaggacctataaggaaattacattcataattataattacaaatattaatctcaggatattctacagtaaactgtgcaaatacaaaggctgctgtgctattaacttacctgccacatccgctgaggttgaaacagacatggaaggacTAGCAGGATCAGTGGATGCAGGTGCTGGTAAGTGCTCCCGCCTGCAGAGGAATTGATGaaagattgaaaaaaataataataataaaagcttgccatgttagatgtcatattagaaggtaatgcaactttctgtcaaaaacaaaaaaagatctcacaaaatgcatggtttatccatataaatatattgatttggGATTCCTGAAAACCCACCTGCTGTAtcatcagcagcagcagctgtagcactggcacttggggcaggtggcatttgttgtgccccacctccaaaatatttcaacagtgctcctataGAGAaatttcataagagtacatagttGACAGAACAGAAAGTTATTTTAAGCAGTAAGTACACCCTGTACATCTGTACACCCAAAACAACAACTCTTATTCcataactagctaattgaggcataaaGATAGTGggatataatagcaaagaccccaaaatgaatagcccaatgtaaataatgttaagctgtTATCATTACCAAGTTTAtagaacagaagcttatttttattacaaacatATATACCCAGGAACaacttatttttacacagaagacaaaaactttaatctaaaactagctaagtaaTATGCTATTATGGATGTTTAATCAAATGTGAACTTTCCTAAAACAAGAAGATATGCTACCTAGGGTATgctaactaactagccagctaacgttagctagctaacaaagcctagctacttaacatacctttatcttgctgtttaTTCTCTTCCTCGggtttcttctttttccttttctctgcaccagagtgAGATGTCGttgttttgtgacattgctgttttgctgcaaTCCTGCTGCCTCTTCAATCAAATAACTGTCTGACTGCgtttgcatcctgcagcccgttaacataatattgcgtttttCTATAATTACTATTGTCCAATTGACATaatatatcacaaaaaaaaaaaaaatcaagctgtcatttcatgtgctcttggggggcccctggtggccacgggggtcctaagcagccgcttagttcgcttatgccatGGGCCGGCTCTGaagtcaggcatatgtggtataATCTGAAAgcatagaatctgaactttttatAGAACACCATCacattttgcatttatgttacataaaataacaaaataagggctGAAAACATCCACGtcgcaaataagcgccacctagaggtagtgtggtataaatattaatatgactataaaagtctttcaaatagcacttaaaaagagtctttttttttccttcaagttatatatcaaatgaaagctctcactgaTATTTTTTCAGGAATGTTATTATACAATGTATTTTGTTGCCCTGATACCTAGATCTTAAAAGAATCACAATGTGAAATATGATTTAAACTTCCAAAGTTTTCATTAGTGACTCTTAACTTGTATTTTTGTTTGATACTTGAAAAGTTATGATCAATACTGGCACAAATTGAGCACCAGTAATTAaccaattattattttgtttttcatctcagTATGGAAACTCAGGTGGACCACTAGTCAATTTGGTAATTATTTCATGCTTTCCTTTGCAACACCTCTATCATACAGTAGACTTAATGATGAAACATGTTGATGTAATATTTGATTTGTCTGATTACTAGGATGGAGAGGTGATAGGAATCAACACACTGAAGGTAGCTGCAGGAATCTCCTTTgccattccttcagacagaatTACCCGCTTCTTAAATGATTCTCTGGGAAAGCAAAACAAAGGTACAAAACAATGTGTTGGGGAGGTCACAGTCGTCTGGCTGATATTAAACATCTGTTTCATTTTTACGGGCCATTCTTGCTGAATAGTCTGTGTTAACACAAGTTTTACATGTTGTTTCAGAGACAAGATCCTTGAAAAAGCGTTTCATTGGAATTCGAATGCTCACCATCACAGAAGCGTGAGTGTCACACAAAGTACATTTAAACCACCTAAACTTAATCTAGACATTCCTGACTTTGACCATGTGCTGTTCATTCATTGTGAGTGAATGTAAGGTATTCTGTTTGTCTCCTCTAGTCTCGTGGAGGAGCTGAGGCAACAGAATCCAGACTTCCCTGATGTCAGCAGTGGGATCTATGTTCATGAGGTGGTTCCTCACTCCCCTGCTCAGAAGTAAGCACCAGCCAAACCAGATGCTCTGTGGTCTTTCAGTTGTGGCTGTGTGACTTCAGAACTCTCAGCCAAGCAGTTTATCTCAGTCTGTCTTTACCCAGTGGAAGATTACATATTGAACGTCACGactgaaaaaataaaagtgaaaatacAGAGAGGTTTACAGAATAATAAATTGCACGTAAGGTCTGCACCTCTTAATGAAATTGTGCTGAGTTTTAGCAATTATAAAAGACTATGTCGTCCTTTAGGATAATGACAACATTGGACAAAGTGGAGCATTTTTCACTAGTTCTTTTGGATTAGTATGTTATGATTaaggccacattcacactaatacgttttcatttgaaaaatgcCTCTCTAACCAAATTACGTGACTGCATCAAAGTTTTTCCTAAATGACATTACGCGTTTCCGTTTCACGTGTGGCGGTAGTTCCgtagtgaaatgtccactgtgtggcgatAAAagggagttaaatgttctcccaaacagatgaggttaaggTTGATTCTGTTGTGacttttaacctcctgagaccggaGCGTGaccgctgtgtgcattttccatttccctttttgatttgtaattagtagcacctaataaacaagcaaaacaaacattttatagaGAGTAACAGTTCACCTAAAtgttgatgtccacatatgtggacagtgggattaagttgtgaaattgtaaataatacaaaaagaatatagaaagtcttttttttttatgtttctaagagtgttggttattcatgtttttgagacgttgtAGACATTACATctgaaattagcataattcattcagaatctatgtactgattaacattgtcctatgtctgccaaacatgttgaggggtccaaacatcatctgaagCCTGAAACTCAACTTTTGAACGGATTTTAGGAGTGAGTGCACTTAGCTGAATACAGagcaataggatgctcccttgctcactattaagtaaatgactgaacctccagcgttgtctgtctgcactggtctcagaacagtttgaaatgcaccttattttcaccctaactccatataaaggtattgaaagcaaaattttccagcttttggatgaacccattgatgaacccattgattctcagtgtgataatgcaaagcaaatataggatttctaaggaagaAATGCGTTAAAGCACATATTAGTGTTTAACAGCAAGGCATATCGGAAGAAACTAGATACtcttcttaccagatgtagtttttttggtgtttctcccaaagacaaactccgctgagattggcgccatgttgttttgtcacataactctgtatgttgaaagtttaaccctttactgagatcagtcggtttaaattaaattagataATACATTGCgtttagcaaagccaaaatacaacgtccacgcatatGTATGCGttgtcgcacaaggttaaatcaacaaaacctacctccctaccctataCCTTTAACCTAAACTATAGTGTCAAAAAGCAAAGTGTGACATGAAAAACGTAATTAAGCAattacatcattttgtggtgcttctatgacactttcgactAATGTGTCGACTCATGCTCATTAGGAATTGTACCTCCTTTTCATCACAAGTGCTCTATCAATTGAGCAACTGCAAAGTTTGATCACACTTGAGCAGGCTTGTAAATCGAGTTGGTTACAGTATGCAATGCTTAAATGAATTACCTTATAAGCAATGTACTAGAGtgttgggttcaatacaaggaaTGTTCAATcagcagtatttgtggcataatgttgataatcgCAAAAAGTATTTCGACCttcttcttgtggctatacttttgaaatagtgagtatatTAACGTTAGGGAttcaccccattcacttccattgtaagtgcttcgctgtaacccagattattattatttctttttttattactatccacttttctcccaatttggaatgcccaattcccactacttagtagttccaaatggtggcgcagttactcacctcattccgggtggtggaggacaagactcagttgcGTCCACTTTGTTctacagtcaatccatgcatcttatcacgtggctcgttgtacacGACACCGCtgtgactcacagcatgtggaggctcatgctactttccatgatccacgcacaaattaccacgtgccccattgagagtgagaaccattaATCATGacctcgaggaggttaccccatgtgactctagcctccctagcaaccgggccaatttggttgcttaggagacctggctggagttactcagcacgccctggattcgaactcacgactccaggggtggtagtcagcatcaatactcgctgagctacccaggattattgttattgtttttattataattatttttaagagaaggtcaaaagtaatttttgtagtaatcaacatgtatgcaacaaatgctgttgcttTAGCTAAACGTGTATTGTGAAATTAAAGAATTCCAATCCACTGCAAGCATGACACTGATTATCAGTCAAATTCAAGGATAAAACTGATTATCTTATTTGTTTACATGAATTTCAGAGGGGGAATCAAAGATGGTGACATCATCGTTAAGTTGAATGGAGAGCCACTTATGAGCACCAGTGACCTGAAGGAAGCTCTTAACAAAGACACCACACTGCTGCTGGAGGTGCGCCGTGACAACGATGACCTGCTCTTCAACATTGAGCCTGACGTCCTCATGCAATGACAATTTACTTAGAATGCAAACAATGCAATTGAACAAAAGACATTGTGCAGTCATGGCCAAAGGGATTTTTAATGGAGCATGTAAAACACCAAGGACCTCTTTTCCAAGCAGAGAAATCTCACCTTGAGCTTTTAAAAATCTCAGTCATGTCAAGCTTGCCTAAGAAGGTTTATATGAAAGGCATTTTTCATATTAGCTTTGATGCAGGTTTGAAGGGGAGAATGATTTGtggctaaatataaaaaattgcaaTACTGTATTTTGTAGAATAAGACAATGCTGgtgatattttttacatttctgctttTGCGCCAGAAACAGACAATCCACAATTAAATGTTAAGCAGGAAAATTGAGAAATGATATTGCTAAAAGTTATAAGGATtcctattataaaaataaatccttttaaatgaaaatgatgaTTCAATTATAATTGGAATTCTCTTTGTTCCTGAAACTATAAATGTTGCTAGCTCAACGTATATTGTAGAATCTTCATTGTGGCACCAGTGGCAAGAATCAATTGCTGTGCAAGGACTTTTAAAGTTTGTATATAATAACGAATTACGTTTTGATAGGATTATCTTGTCCATTCAAATGTTATGTGCTCttttacaccaatcagccacaacattaaaactacttaCACAATATAGTGCAGGTCCcaatcatgccaccaaaacagctccaacctgcatctcacaatagcattcttctgatattcttctcaacacaattgtacagagtggttatccgagttaccgtagactttgtcagttcaaaccagtctggccgttctctgttgacctctctcatcaacaaggagtttccatacacagaactgccgctcactggatgttttttgtttttggcaccatttggattaaattctagagactgtttgaaaatcccaggagatcagcagttacagaaatactacaGAAATACAGATCTGCCACCAACTagcatccatgcgattatctattcagccaatcatgtggcagcagtgcagtgcataaaatcattcagatacgggtcaggagcttcagttaatgttcacatcaaccatcagaatggagaaaaaatttgatctcagtgatttggaccgtggcatgattgttggtgccagatgggctgatttgagtatttctgtaactgctgatctcctgggattttcacacacaacagtctctagaactgACTGGttgccaacaacaaaaaacatccagtgagcggcagttctgcggacagaaacaccttgttgatgagagaggtcaacagagaatggccagactggtatgaactgacaaagtctatgataactcagataacagctctgtacaattgtagtgagaagaacatcatctcagaatgctattttgagatgcgggttggcgctgttttagcGGCACgatgggacctacacaatattaggcagattattttaatgttgtgtctgatcggtgtatataagcAGAGatctaaatgaaacatttttctTCTGATCACATAATCTTATTATCAGTCAGTGTTTAATTCATGttcttttatttgattaaaatgtctacagcatctttttttcttctttttgtatACAATATATCATAATTATTGATTACCATGTCTTCAAATAAGCTCATATTGTTGTTTCTCTTCAGATGGGTTTATGAACATTGAACCTATGGAATAAAAATTTCTCAGAAAACAAGAACTTGGCATTATTGGTGGATCACCCATTGTGTGTAACTAATGTGAATGATGAGTCTAAATCAGATTAGTTGAGTCATGTATTAGAGGCAAGTTGTGGCTTTCAGGTCTAGTGATACAAGATTAGACAGTGTCTCATCTTGGATCCAGAATGCTCCTAAGAATTTTCCTTCACACAAAGCTTATCTGTGCAATTCTCAGAGTGTGGACAGGAAATGGATCACAAAATCCAGACATGACACACGGCTACATATTTCAAGCAGCATTAAATGATTTTACAGCTCCAGCTAATTAATGAATGTAAGTCCATCTCTTTGAAGAACACCATCAAGTTCTGTGcattcaaaaacacttgaaagaaatattccgggttcaatacaatttaagctcagttGACCGCATTTGTGAAATATTGTCAATTAccacaaattttattttaacttactccttaaaaaaatgttttctttattacttCCAGAAACATACCAATGACATGTCGTAACTTACATCAGACCATTCCGATTCAAACAAGcataatatgataagtagatcttAAAATATTCCtcagagtgtacatggaaagattATGTACAAAAGGAAGCTCAACACATgtttggtatgtgtgtgtgtgtgtgtgtccagtgactttgtgtgtgcaaacacacatacacatatgtgcTCATTTGAAGGATTGGGacgctcctgaacacttaatatttctgtatattGTAATCTAATctattcatttccaatggctggtcatttttgcCTGGGAACACAACAGgtataacaaagtgaaataaaaccaaacgTATCTAAAGAAAATGGTCCaaattgttttgatgttttcAGATACCAAATGTGAACAAagtccttccttccatccatccatccatcttcaaccgcttatccgaagtcgggtcgcggggccagctgctccagcagggggccccaaacttccctatcccgagccacattaaccagctctgactgggggaccccgaggcgttccaaggccagtgtggagatgtaatctctccacttagtcctgggtcttccccgaggcctcctcccagctggacgtgcctgaaacacctccctagtgaggcggccagggggcatccttaccagatgcccaaaccacctcaactgactcctttcgatgcaaaggagcagcggctctactccgagctcctcacggatgactgagctcctcaccctatctctaagggagaagcccgccacccttctgaggaagcccatttcggctgcttgtactcgcgacctagttctttcggtcatgactcaaccttcatgaccataggtgagggtaggaacaaaaattgaccggtagatcgagagcttttcctttcggctcagctctcttctcgtgacaacggtgcgatagagcgaatgcaataccgcccccgctgccccgattctctggccaacctaccgctccattgtcccctcactcgtgaacaagaccccgaggtacttgaactccttcacttgggtcaatacctccttccctacctggagtacgcactccatcggtttcctgctgagaaccatggcctcagatttagaggtgctaatcctcatcccagctgcttcacactcgactgccaagcgatccagtgagagctgaaggtcacggaccgatgatgacatgaagacaacgtcatctgcaaaaagcagcgatgagaaccccagcccaccgaaccgcacaccttccccaccccgactatgcctcgatatcctgtccatgaatatcacaaacaggattggtgacaaagcgcagccttggcggagaccaacccccacatggaatgaactcgacttcgtgccgaggacccggacacagctctcgctttggacgtacagggattggatcgccctaagaagggacccccccaccccatactcccgcagcacctcccacagtctctccctccaggatccttgcgagagtaaagatctggtccgtcgtttcacggccaggacgaaaaccgcattgttcctcttcaatccgaggttcgacaatcggccgaaccctcctctccagcaccttggagtaaactttaccagggaggctgagaagtgtgatacccctgtagttggcacacactctctgatccccctttttgaagaggggaaccaccaccccattcTGCACCccgcactgtcccagatttcaaGCAATGTTAAAGAGGcttgtcatccatgacaccccctccacatccaaagctttcagcatttctggtcggatctcatcaatccccggg
The sequence above is a segment of the Xyrauchen texanus isolate HMW12.3.18 chromosome 2, RBS_HiC_50CHRs, whole genome shotgun sequence genome. Coding sequences within it:
- the LOC127658817 gene encoding serine protease HTRA3-like gives rise to the protein MQVIVFVSVALIYIKAVVADPKAKCPERCDVSTCPSPSCPSGYVPDRCNCCLVCAQGEGEPCGRKDDLPCGDGLECKHPSGKRLSKGVCQCRYSSKMCGSDGNTYGNICQLKAVSRKALQQGLPGVTNVHKGPCKSNQGPKHPNSPRYKFNFIADVVEKIAPAVVHIELFLNNPLFGRTVPLSSGSGFVMSDTGLIVTNAHVVSSTTPVSGHQRLKVQMRDGDVYEATIKDIDKKSDIATIKINPQKKLPVLLLGHSADLRPGEFVVAIGSPFALQNTVTTGIVSTAQRDGKELGLRDSDMDYIQTDAIINYGNSGGPLVNLDGEVIGINTLKVAAGISFAIPSDRITRFLNDSLGKQNKETRSLKKRFIGIRMLTITEALVEELRQQNPDFPDVSSGIYVHEVVPHSPAQKGGIKDGDIIVKLNGEPLMSTSDLKEALNKDTTLLLEVRRDNDDLLFNIEPDVLMQ